From the Amia ocellicauda isolate fAmiCal2 chromosome 21, fAmiCal2.hap1, whole genome shotgun sequence genome, one window contains:
- the mlh3 gene encoding DNA mismatch repair protein Mlh3 isoform X1 has product MIKCLSREVQARLRSGIAIFSLTQCVEELLLNSIDAGATCVAVRVDIETCKVQVIDNGSGIDRENMERVGNRYFTSKCGSLEDLDNLRFHGFRGEAIASIAGLATLVEISSRTHQSVQTFVKVFKDGKGLDVYEADLARPAAGTTVVICNFFHNLPVRRKRLDPVLECERIRQRIEGISLMHPSVSFSLRNDTTGTMVVQLSKTRNTYFRFTQIYGLGKAQKLGEITCSHNQFEMSGFIGREGHYNSSMQFLFVNKRLLLKTRIHKLLHFLLKKVSVANRQNGSPTVSTALGSPKQRSGSELQGVYVINIKCHYSEYDVCMEPAKTLIEFRDWDSVLFCVEEGVKKFLTRENLVAELSPEDVHEFVYENALNDQLACIDSTQGGTAIGDPKSVLDFPRQTPEWKTLTSKTVHRSLAIGFNVTESMCMASEEAEIVKGQEEKKNSDLESVYHALKEKTLAPSETKTDETTSSHVPSSHSSQIKASENRHSSAPDTVNAVSKNTVFYESFNDSDCIDISNATTQLEDAAWRTSSDEDTVKPSANTNLGKECGHGRDPERSIESVASSHFSHFKTRSTFSNVMPFSSSNLELRTEDQTNVSGTTKVQLASTGFIKHVILKPHTNEKKSEVQEGLRRFCLQGPASAQDIFKHSSPAKEPIQTEAKEHTRDSSIESLQQPDTTLTVSADNTTSLEAPKRKISLVGARGTASGGYSSYKDLVERVTRPGPKLSLSGTAESLDRFRRIYGKQNLSGKEPTPQDDNNNQNAPDAKTAQEVSVNPENHEINDSVGSAQLNDSPLTLSEFTRMKPMSAQSSSKAKGSLATKLSKLKGYQRENGCSISKEPPAGISCPVSEGVPDNTLDSGSNLEKSIHSSPKTIPDMNKNPQLSEVGNYNKKEEYPGGAHPELNQSNKDISKAAQHWSPPVSTGASKVCDTRCSDDTAMGQSEEVSLCEVIDSPNEVSERAGCDPPSAEDRSGGASQQSNTLCPVSRASDWVERFDASVGKMVYINMVTGLSRYEAPPAGETRVPCVTDITTMAVNVVSNRGFEYRCYPFHTEAVLPFLPRPRGERVSSGWDCAEDSGANESVWSLYAKWENPVFVRHPEVALDVSSGQADRLAVKIHNILYPYRFTKDMIHSMKVIQQVDKKFLACLIHTKDKEGANSTDSEEGNLLVLVDQHAAHERVRLENLIIDSYEAQPGQASGQKRLCSSSVSPPLEIDVTEEEFRMLRSCQPFLRDLGLEMTFAEDGGPRVLVGKVPVCFLEREANELRRGRQTVTKAIVEEYIREQIELLHSTGRVRGTLPLTVLKVLASQACHGAIKFNDSLSRKECCRLVESLSACQLPFQCAHGRPSMLPLADLDHLDTEPQDPPKPNLMKLRRMYRAWKLFGKP; this is encoded by the exons ATGATTAAGTGCCTATCACGGGAAGTGCAAGCCAGGCTCCGCTCTGGGATAGCCATCTTCTCATTGACGCAGTGTGTGGAAGAGCTGCTCCTGAACAGCATTGATGCTGGGGCAACGTGCGTGGCTGTGAGGGTGGACATTGAGACGTGCAAAGTGCAGGTGATAGACAATGGCTCCGGTATAGACAGGGAGAACATGGAGCGCGTGGGAAATAGGTACTTCACCAGCAAGTGTGGTTCTCTGGAAGACCTGGACAATCTCAGGTTTCACGGCTTCAGAGGGGAGGCTATTGCCAGCATCGCCGGTTTAGCCACACTGGTGGAAATTTCCTCCAGAACCCATCAGTCGGTCCAAACCTTCGTGAAAGTTTTTAAGGACGGAAAGGGCTTGGATGTGTACGAAGCGGATCTTGCCAGACCGGCAGCGGGCACAACAGTTGTGATCTGCAACTTTTTTCACAACCTGCCAGTGAGGAGGAAAAGACTGGATCCGGTTTTGGAGTGTGAGCGGATCAGGCAGAGGATTGAAGGCATCTCTCTCATGCACCCGTCCGTCTCGTTCTCGCTGAGGAATGACACCACTGGAACCATGGTGGTCCAGCTCTCCAAGACCAGGAACACGTATTTCAGGTTCACACAGATTTACGGTTTGGGGAAAGCTCAGAAGCTTGGAGAGATCACCTGCTCCCATAATCAGTTTGAAATGAGTGGCTTTATAGGCCGTGAGGGCCACTACAACAGTAGCATGCAGTTTCTCTTTGTAAATAAAAGACTACTTTTAAAAACCCGAATTCATAAACTCTTACATTTTCTACTGAAGAAGGTGAGTGTGGCCAACAGGCAGAATGGCAGCCCAACTGTGTCCACTGCTCTTGGGAGTCCAAAGCAGAGGAGTGGCTCAGAGCTTCAGGGGGTCTATGTGATTAATATTAAGTGCCACTATTCAGAGTATGATGTGTGCATGGAGCCAGCAAAAACCCTCATTGAGTTTAGAGACTGGGACAGTGTATTGTTCTGCGTGGAGGAAGGAGTCAAGAAGTTTCTGACCAGGGAGAACTTGGTGGCAGAGCTTTCTCCCGAGGACGTCCATGAGTTTGTCTATGAGAATGCCTTGAATGACCAGTTAGCTTGCATTGATAGTACACAGGGAGGCACTGCAATTGGGGATCCTAAAAGTGTGCTTGACTTTCCGAGGCAAACTCCCGAATGGAAGACTCTGACGTCTAAAACTGTGCACAGATCATTGGCGATAGGTTTTAATGTGACGGAAAGTATGTGCATGGCCAGCGAGGAGGCTGAAATTGTAAAGGGacaagaggaaaaaaagaacagtgacCTTGAATCTGTGTATCACGCACTAAAGGAAAAGACACTCGCTCCCAGTGAGACCAAGACTGACGAAACCACTTCTTCTCACGTACCTAGCTCACACAGCTCACAGATTAAAGCCAGTGAAAATCGGCATAGCTCTGCCCCAGATACAGTTAACGCTGTGTCAAAAAACACAGTATTTTATGAATCGTTCAATGACAGTGACTGTATTGACATAAGCAATGCAACAACACAACTGGAAGATGCTGCCTGGAGGACTAGCTCAGATGAAGATACAGTGAAACCCAGTGCAAATACAAATCTGGGAAAAGAGTGTGGACATGGGAGAGACCCTGAAAGAAGTATAGAAAGTGTTGCTTCCTCTcacttttctcattttaaaacacGTAGCACATTTAGTAACGTAATGCCATTTAGCAGTAGTAACCTAGAACTAAGAACTGAAGACCAAACAAACGTTTCAGGAACAACAAAGGTGCAGCTAGCTTCTACAGGCTTCATAAAACATGTGATACTTAAGCCGCATACCAATGAAAAGAAGAGTGAAGTCCAAGAGGGGTTAAGAAGATTCTGTCTCCAGGGACCTGCGAGTGCCCAGGATATCTTCAAACATTCATCTCCAGCAAAGGAGCCCATTCAAACTGAAGCTAAAGAGCACACGAGAGATTCATCTATAGAGTCATTGCAGCAACCAGACACTACATTAACTGTTTCAGCAGATAATACGACATCTTTAGAAGCACCAAAGAGAAAGATATCTTTGGTGGGGGCCCGCGGGACTGCTAGTGGGGGCTACAGCAGTTATAAGGACTTGGTTGAGAGGGTTACCCGGCCTGGTCCTAAACTGTCCTTGTCAGGGACAGCTGAATCTTTAGACAGATTCCGAAGGATTTATGGAAAGCAGAACTTGTCAGGAAAAGAACCCACGCCACAAGATGACAACAACAATCAAAATGCTCCAGATGCCAAAACTGCTCAAGAAGTTTCCGTCAATCCAGAGAACCATGAAATAAATGACAGTGTAGGCTCTGCCCAGCTAAATGACAGCCCTCTTACTCTTTCGGAGTTTACCAGAATGAAACCGATGTCAGCACAAAGCAGTAGCAAGGCCAAAGGATCTCTTGCTACAAAGCTTTCGAAGTTAAAGGGCTATCAGAGGGAGAATGGCTGCAGTATATCGAAGGAGCCACCAGCAGGCATTAGCTGTCCAGTTAGTGAGGGCGTACCGGACAATACTCTAGATAGTGGTAGCAATCTTGAAAAATCAATTCATTCTTCACCTAAAACGATCCCAGACATGAATAAAAATCCACAGTTATCTGAGGTAGGAAACTATAACAAAAAAGAGGAATACCCAGGAGGTGCACATCCTGAATTAAACCAGTCAAATAAAGACATTTCAAAAGCTGCCCAACACTGGTCTCCTCCTGTCAGTACGGGCGCTAGTAAGGTCTGTGATACTCGTTGCTCAGATGACACAGCTATGGGCCAAAGTGAAGAGGTGTCTTTGTGTGAGGTCATAGACAGCCCCAATGAAGTGAGTGAGAGAGCTGGCTGTGACCCTCCCTCTGCTGAGGATAGATCTGGGGGAGCATCACAACAGAGCAACACTCTGTGTCCGGTGTCAAGGGCCTCCGACTGGGTGGAGCGGTTCGATGCATCTGTAGGGAAGATGGTCTACATAAACATGGTGACAGGACTCAGCCGATATGAAGCGCCTCCTGCTGGAGAGACCCGGGTGCCCTGTGTCACAGACATTACGACCATGGCCGTGAACGTGGTCTCCAACAGAG GGTTTGAGTACAGGTGTTACCCATTTCACACGGAGGCAGTGCTCCCCTTCCTGCCCCGGCCGCGGGGGGAGAGGGTTAGCTCAGGGTGGGACTGCGCAG AGGACTCTGGTGCCAACGAATCTGTCTGGTCTCTGTATGCGAAGTGGGAGAACCCAGTGTTTGTCCGGCATCCAGAG GTTGCGCTGGATGTGAGCAGTGGGCAGGCGGACAGACTGGCTGTGAAGATCCACAACATCCTCTACCCCTACCGCTTCACCAAGGACATGATCCACTCTATGAAG GTAATCCAACAAGTGGACAAGAAGTTCCTGGCCTGCCTTATACACACAAAAGATAAAGAGGGTGCCAACAGTACAGACTCTGAAG AGGGCAATCTGCTGGTGTTGGTGGATCAGCATGCAGCTCATGAGAGAGTCCGTCTGGAGAACCTCATCATAG ATTCCTATGAAGCTCAGCCGGGACAGGCCTCAGGGCAGAAAAggctgtgctcctccagtgtgTCCCCGCCCCTGGAGATCGATGTCACTGAAGAGGAGTTCAGGATGCTGCG ATCCTGTCAACCGTTCCTGAGGGACCTGGGGCTGGAGATGACGTTTGCAGAGGATGGAGGCCCCAGGGTGCTGGTGGGGAAAGTGCCCGTGTGTTTTTTGGAGAGGGAGGCCAATGAACTgcggagagggagacagactgTCACCAAAGCCATCGTGGAG GAATATATACGAGAACAGATAGAG ttACTCCACTCGACAGGCCGAGTGCGAGGGACTCTCCCCCTGACGGTGTTAAAGGTTCTTGCTTCTCAAGCCTGCCATG GAGCGATCAAATTCAATGACAGCCTGAGCAGGAAGGAGTGCTGCAGGTTAGTGGAGTCGCTCTCGGCCTGTCAGCTGCCCTTCCAGTGTGCCCACGGCAGACCCTCCATGCTCCCACTGGCTGACCTGGACCACCTCGACACAGAGCCACAG GATCCTCCGAAACCAAACCTCATGAAACTCAGAAGGATGTACCGAGCTTGGAAACTCTTTGGAAAACCATAA
- the mlh3 gene encoding DNA mismatch repair protein Mlh3 isoform X2 codes for MIKCLSREVQARLRSGIAIFSLTQCVEELLLNSIDAGATCVAVRVDIETCKVQVIDNGSGIDRENMERVGNRYFTSKCGSLEDLDNLRFHGFRGEAIASIAGLATLVEISSRTHQSVQTFVKVFKDGKGLDVYEADLARPAAGTTVVICNFFHNLPVRRKRLDPVLECERIRQRIEGISLMHPSVSFSLRNDTTGTMVVQLSKTRNTYFRFTQIYGLGKAQKLGEITCSHNQFEMSGFIGREGHYNSSMQFLFVNKRLLLKTRIHKLLHFLLKKVSVANRQNGSPTVSTALGSPKQRSGSELQGVYVINIKCHYSEYDVCMEPAKTLIEFRDWDSVLFCVEEGVKKFLTRENLVAELSPEDVHEFVYENALNDQLACIDSTQGGTAIGDPKSVLDFPRQTPEWKTLTSKTVHRSLAIGFNVTESMCMASEEAEIVKGQEEKKNSDLESVYHALKEKTLAPSETKTDETTSSHVPSSHSSQIKASENRHSSAPDTVNAVSKNTVFYESFNDSDCIDISNATTQLEDAAWRTSSDEDTVKPSANTNLGKECGHGRDPERSIESVASSHFSHFKTRSTFSNVMPFSSSNLELRTEDQTNVSGTTKVQLASTGFIKHVILKPHTNEKKSEVQEGLRRFCLQGPASAQDIFKHSSPAKEPIQTEAKEHTRDSSIESLQQPDTTLTVSADNTTSLEAPKRKISLVGARGTASGGYSSYKDLVERVTRPGPKLSLSGTAESLDRFRRIYGKQNLSGKEPTPQDDNNNQNAPDAKTAQEVSVNPENHEINDSVGSAQLNDSPLTLSEFTRMKPMSAQSSSKAKGSLATKLSKLKGYQRENGCSISKEPPAGISCPVSEGVPDNTLDSGSNLEKSIHSSPKTIPDMNKNPQLSEVGNYNKKEEYPGGAHPELNQSNKDISKAAQHWSPPVSTGASKVCDTRCSDDTAMGQSEEVSLCEVIDSPNEVSERAGCDPPSAEDRSGGASQQSNTLCPVSRASDWVERFDASVGKMVYINMVTGLSRYEAPPAGETRVPCVTDITTMAVNVVSNREDSGANESVWSLYAKWENPVFVRHPEVALDVSSGQADRLAVKIHNILYPYRFTKDMIHSMKVIQQVDKKFLACLIHTKDKEGANSTDSEEGNLLVLVDQHAAHERVRLENLIIDSYEAQPGQASGQKRLCSSSVSPPLEIDVTEEEFRMLRSCQPFLRDLGLEMTFAEDGGPRVLVGKVPVCFLEREANELRRGRQTVTKAIVEEYIREQIELLHSTGRVRGTLPLTVLKVLASQACHGAIKFNDSLSRKECCRLVESLSACQLPFQCAHGRPSMLPLADLDHLDTEPQDPPKPNLMKLRRMYRAWKLFGKP; via the exons ATGATTAAGTGCCTATCACGGGAAGTGCAAGCCAGGCTCCGCTCTGGGATAGCCATCTTCTCATTGACGCAGTGTGTGGAAGAGCTGCTCCTGAACAGCATTGATGCTGGGGCAACGTGCGTGGCTGTGAGGGTGGACATTGAGACGTGCAAAGTGCAGGTGATAGACAATGGCTCCGGTATAGACAGGGAGAACATGGAGCGCGTGGGAAATAGGTACTTCACCAGCAAGTGTGGTTCTCTGGAAGACCTGGACAATCTCAGGTTTCACGGCTTCAGAGGGGAGGCTATTGCCAGCATCGCCGGTTTAGCCACACTGGTGGAAATTTCCTCCAGAACCCATCAGTCGGTCCAAACCTTCGTGAAAGTTTTTAAGGACGGAAAGGGCTTGGATGTGTACGAAGCGGATCTTGCCAGACCGGCAGCGGGCACAACAGTTGTGATCTGCAACTTTTTTCACAACCTGCCAGTGAGGAGGAAAAGACTGGATCCGGTTTTGGAGTGTGAGCGGATCAGGCAGAGGATTGAAGGCATCTCTCTCATGCACCCGTCCGTCTCGTTCTCGCTGAGGAATGACACCACTGGAACCATGGTGGTCCAGCTCTCCAAGACCAGGAACACGTATTTCAGGTTCACACAGATTTACGGTTTGGGGAAAGCTCAGAAGCTTGGAGAGATCACCTGCTCCCATAATCAGTTTGAAATGAGTGGCTTTATAGGCCGTGAGGGCCACTACAACAGTAGCATGCAGTTTCTCTTTGTAAATAAAAGACTACTTTTAAAAACCCGAATTCATAAACTCTTACATTTTCTACTGAAGAAGGTGAGTGTGGCCAACAGGCAGAATGGCAGCCCAACTGTGTCCACTGCTCTTGGGAGTCCAAAGCAGAGGAGTGGCTCAGAGCTTCAGGGGGTCTATGTGATTAATATTAAGTGCCACTATTCAGAGTATGATGTGTGCATGGAGCCAGCAAAAACCCTCATTGAGTTTAGAGACTGGGACAGTGTATTGTTCTGCGTGGAGGAAGGAGTCAAGAAGTTTCTGACCAGGGAGAACTTGGTGGCAGAGCTTTCTCCCGAGGACGTCCATGAGTTTGTCTATGAGAATGCCTTGAATGACCAGTTAGCTTGCATTGATAGTACACAGGGAGGCACTGCAATTGGGGATCCTAAAAGTGTGCTTGACTTTCCGAGGCAAACTCCCGAATGGAAGACTCTGACGTCTAAAACTGTGCACAGATCATTGGCGATAGGTTTTAATGTGACGGAAAGTATGTGCATGGCCAGCGAGGAGGCTGAAATTGTAAAGGGacaagaggaaaaaaagaacagtgacCTTGAATCTGTGTATCACGCACTAAAGGAAAAGACACTCGCTCCCAGTGAGACCAAGACTGACGAAACCACTTCTTCTCACGTACCTAGCTCACACAGCTCACAGATTAAAGCCAGTGAAAATCGGCATAGCTCTGCCCCAGATACAGTTAACGCTGTGTCAAAAAACACAGTATTTTATGAATCGTTCAATGACAGTGACTGTATTGACATAAGCAATGCAACAACACAACTGGAAGATGCTGCCTGGAGGACTAGCTCAGATGAAGATACAGTGAAACCCAGTGCAAATACAAATCTGGGAAAAGAGTGTGGACATGGGAGAGACCCTGAAAGAAGTATAGAAAGTGTTGCTTCCTCTcacttttctcattttaaaacacGTAGCACATTTAGTAACGTAATGCCATTTAGCAGTAGTAACCTAGAACTAAGAACTGAAGACCAAACAAACGTTTCAGGAACAACAAAGGTGCAGCTAGCTTCTACAGGCTTCATAAAACATGTGATACTTAAGCCGCATACCAATGAAAAGAAGAGTGAAGTCCAAGAGGGGTTAAGAAGATTCTGTCTCCAGGGACCTGCGAGTGCCCAGGATATCTTCAAACATTCATCTCCAGCAAAGGAGCCCATTCAAACTGAAGCTAAAGAGCACACGAGAGATTCATCTATAGAGTCATTGCAGCAACCAGACACTACATTAACTGTTTCAGCAGATAATACGACATCTTTAGAAGCACCAAAGAGAAAGATATCTTTGGTGGGGGCCCGCGGGACTGCTAGTGGGGGCTACAGCAGTTATAAGGACTTGGTTGAGAGGGTTACCCGGCCTGGTCCTAAACTGTCCTTGTCAGGGACAGCTGAATCTTTAGACAGATTCCGAAGGATTTATGGAAAGCAGAACTTGTCAGGAAAAGAACCCACGCCACAAGATGACAACAACAATCAAAATGCTCCAGATGCCAAAACTGCTCAAGAAGTTTCCGTCAATCCAGAGAACCATGAAATAAATGACAGTGTAGGCTCTGCCCAGCTAAATGACAGCCCTCTTACTCTTTCGGAGTTTACCAGAATGAAACCGATGTCAGCACAAAGCAGTAGCAAGGCCAAAGGATCTCTTGCTACAAAGCTTTCGAAGTTAAAGGGCTATCAGAGGGAGAATGGCTGCAGTATATCGAAGGAGCCACCAGCAGGCATTAGCTGTCCAGTTAGTGAGGGCGTACCGGACAATACTCTAGATAGTGGTAGCAATCTTGAAAAATCAATTCATTCTTCACCTAAAACGATCCCAGACATGAATAAAAATCCACAGTTATCTGAGGTAGGAAACTATAACAAAAAAGAGGAATACCCAGGAGGTGCACATCCTGAATTAAACCAGTCAAATAAAGACATTTCAAAAGCTGCCCAACACTGGTCTCCTCCTGTCAGTACGGGCGCTAGTAAGGTCTGTGATACTCGTTGCTCAGATGACACAGCTATGGGCCAAAGTGAAGAGGTGTCTTTGTGTGAGGTCATAGACAGCCCCAATGAAGTGAGTGAGAGAGCTGGCTGTGACCCTCCCTCTGCTGAGGATAGATCTGGGGGAGCATCACAACAGAGCAACACTCTGTGTCCGGTGTCAAGGGCCTCCGACTGGGTGGAGCGGTTCGATGCATCTGTAGGGAAGATGGTCTACATAAACATGGTGACAGGACTCAGCCGATATGAAGCGCCTCCTGCTGGAGAGACCCGGGTGCCCTGTGTCACAGACATTACGACCATGGCCGTGAACGTGGTCTCCAACAGAG AGGACTCTGGTGCCAACGAATCTGTCTGGTCTCTGTATGCGAAGTGGGAGAACCCAGTGTTTGTCCGGCATCCAGAG GTTGCGCTGGATGTGAGCAGTGGGCAGGCGGACAGACTGGCTGTGAAGATCCACAACATCCTCTACCCCTACCGCTTCACCAAGGACATGATCCACTCTATGAAG GTAATCCAACAAGTGGACAAGAAGTTCCTGGCCTGCCTTATACACACAAAAGATAAAGAGGGTGCCAACAGTACAGACTCTGAAG AGGGCAATCTGCTGGTGTTGGTGGATCAGCATGCAGCTCATGAGAGAGTCCGTCTGGAGAACCTCATCATAG ATTCCTATGAAGCTCAGCCGGGACAGGCCTCAGGGCAGAAAAggctgtgctcctccagtgtgTCCCCGCCCCTGGAGATCGATGTCACTGAAGAGGAGTTCAGGATGCTGCG ATCCTGTCAACCGTTCCTGAGGGACCTGGGGCTGGAGATGACGTTTGCAGAGGATGGAGGCCCCAGGGTGCTGGTGGGGAAAGTGCCCGTGTGTTTTTTGGAGAGGGAGGCCAATGAACTgcggagagggagacagactgTCACCAAAGCCATCGTGGAG GAATATATACGAGAACAGATAGAG ttACTCCACTCGACAGGCCGAGTGCGAGGGACTCTCCCCCTGACGGTGTTAAAGGTTCTTGCTTCTCAAGCCTGCCATG GAGCGATCAAATTCAATGACAGCCTGAGCAGGAAGGAGTGCTGCAGGTTAGTGGAGTCGCTCTCGGCCTGTCAGCTGCCCTTCCAGTGTGCCCACGGCAGACCCTCCATGCTCCCACTGGCTGACCTGGACCACCTCGACACAGAGCCACAG GATCCTCCGAAACCAAACCTCATGAAACTCAGAAGGATGTACCGAGCTTGGAAACTCTTTGGAAAACCATAA